One window of Saimiri boliviensis isolate mSaiBol1 chromosome 4, mSaiBol1.pri, whole genome shotgun sequence genomic DNA carries:
- the RPL10A gene encoding large ribosomal subunit protein uL1, translated as MSSKVSRDTLYEAVREVLHGNQRKRRKFLETVELQISLKNYDPQKDKRFSGTVRLKSTPRPKFSVCVLGDQQHCDEAKAVDIPHMDIEALKKLNKNKKLVKKLAKKYDAFLASESLIKQIPRILGPGLNKAGKFPSLLTHNENMVAKVDEVKSTIKFQMKKVLCLAVAVGHVKMTDDELVYNIHLAVNFLVSLLKKNWQNVRALYIKSTMGKPQRLY; from the exons ATGAG CAGCAAAGTCTCTCGCGACACCCTGTACGAGGCGGTGCGGGAAGTCCTGCACGGGAACCAGCGCAAGCGCCGCAA GTTCCTGGAGACGGTGGAGTTGCAGATCAGTTTGAAGAACTATGACCCCCAGAAGGACAAGCGTTTCTCGGGCACCGTCAG GCTTAAGTCCACTCCTCGCCCCAAGTTCTCCGTTTGTGTCCTGGGGGACCAGCAGCACTGTGACGAGGCCAAGGCCGTGGATATCCCCCACATGGACATCGAGGCGCTGAAAAAACTCAACAAGAATAAAAAACTGGTCAAGAAGCTGG CCAAGAAGTACGATGCATTTTTGGCCTCAGAGTCTCTGATCAAGCAGATTCCACGAATCCTCGGCCCAGGCCTAAATAAGGCGGGAAAGTTCCCCTCCCTGCTCACACACAATGAAAACATGGTGGCCAAAGTGGATGAGGTGAAGTCCACGATCAAGTTCCAAATGAAGAAG GTGTTATGTCTGGCTGTAGCTGTTGGTCACGTGAAGATGACAGACGATGAGCTTGTGTATAACATTCACCTGGCTGTCAATTTCTTGGTGTCATTGCTCAAGAAAAACTGGCAGAATGTCCGGGCCTTATATATCAAGAGCACCATGGGCAAGCCCCAGCGCCTATATTAA